One window of the Amycolatopsis mediterranei genome contains the following:
- a CDS encoding CGNR zinc finger domain-containing protein, whose translation MRAGFPDFRLGGVLATSFTATLTERRGDAIERIPTPQRLVDWLTVSGLAVESCTAAQLGLARELRESIHAAATAAALGEALPAAAVQVINDRSLQGRAAAVLTPEGHRRWQLGPASCVADALGVIAADAIGILAGERDGKLALCASPTCRAAFFDTSQSRTRKWCDMNTCGNRQKKARFNANQRKNS comes from the coding sequence ATGCGTGCTGGCTTCCCCGACTTCCGCCTCGGTGGCGTGCTGGCGACCAGCTTCACGGCGACGCTGACCGAGCGCCGCGGCGACGCCATCGAGCGCATTCCCACCCCACAGCGGCTCGTCGACTGGCTGACCGTGAGCGGCCTCGCCGTGGAGTCCTGCACCGCCGCCCAGCTCGGCCTCGCCCGCGAACTGCGGGAGTCGATCCACGCCGCCGCGACCGCGGCCGCCCTCGGGGAGGCCCTTCCCGCGGCCGCGGTCCAGGTCATCAACGACCGCAGCCTGCAGGGCCGGGCCGCGGCGGTCCTGACGCCGGAAGGTCATCGGCGATGGCAGCTCGGCCCGGCCTCCTGTGTGGCGGATGCCCTCGGCGTGATCGCCGCCGACGCGATCGGTATCCTCGCGGGTGAACGAGACGGGAAATTGGCCTTGTGCGCGTCACCGACCTGCCGGGCGGCGTTCTTCGACACCAGTCAGAGCCGCACCCGGAAATGGTGTGACATGAACACGTGCGGGAATCGCCAGAAAAAGGCACGCTTCAACGCCAATCAGCGCAAGAACTCCTGA